The DNA region AAGCACGCCAAGCATTAGAAAAAGCGGGTAAAAAGGAATCGGGAGACTTTGCTGCAGTCCGCCCTAAATATATGGAAGCGATCATTGCGTACAATAAGTCGCAAAATCAACCCATCTATGCCGATGCGAATAGCACTTTACGCGTAACCTTTGGTAACGTTAAAGGCTACAGCCCGAAAGATGGTTTGTACGCGGTGCCCTTCACTACCCTAGAGGGCATTACACAAAAAGACACCGGTGTCTGGCCATTCAATTCACCTAAGTCACAGCTTGATCTGATTGCCCAGAAAAAATACGGCAAGTATTTTGATAAAACCGTTGGTTCGGTTCCGGTAAACTTTTTAGGAACTCTCGATATTACTGGCGGTAACTCTGGCTCTCCCACCTTAAATGCAAAAGCCGAGCTTGTAGGCTTAGTATTTGATGGTGTTTACGAGAGTATCATTGGCGACTGGGACTATGATCCAAGTTTGAACCGCTCAATTCATGTTGACGCTCGTTACATGCTTTGGGTGATGCAATATGTCGATGGTGCAGATAACTTGATTAAAGAAATGGATGTTATTGAGTAATCAGTCTGTACTCATTACAACTGTAAAAAAGGGACCTCAGGGTCCCTTTTTCGTTTTACTGCTTTTATTGCTCTATTATTCGGTGAGTACGTGCTATTGCCATTCGGCTCGAATGACTAATCCACTAAAGCTCGAGTAAGCTCGAACGCTAATGTACCAAACATCCGCTTGAGGAGCGCTAAAAGTACAGCTTTCTTCATTGCCCCAGCGATAGGGTCGGCAATCATAACTTGATGTTGTTGGCTGGCTACCTCGACGAACATAAAGGTCAGCATCACCAGTGCCACTTGATATCGTCGCGGTCAAGTTACTCATACCCGCAGGAATAGTCACCGGATAATGTCGCCATTCGCCTGAATTTGCAGCAACGTCCAGTTCAACAAACTCGCCGCCACTTCCCTGCTCTTGATACTGGCCAACTAAAGAGACGCCCTGAAAAGCTTGATAAGCTCTTAGCATCACATAGTAAGTACCCGATTGTACATTACTAATCGCGCAGGTTTCGCTGTTACCATTTCGATAGGGTCGACAATCATATTCCGTTTGTGTTGGCTCGGCATTAAAGCGTACATAAAGATCAGCGTCACCACTGCCACCAGAAATTGAAAAGCTCAGCGAACTCGCATTGGGCGGAACAACCATCCGATACATAACGGTTTCACCTTGCGATAAAAAGAGTCCATCAACGGGAACATTATTTTGCAGCAAATCGCCTGCTCCAGTACTGACGGATATGGCTTGCGTTTCACTATCAGAATTACCTTGATTATCTTGTACGGTCAAGGTTACTTGGAACGTACCCGCTGCCCCATAGGTATGCGTCGTGGATATGCCATTGGCGTTGTTTCCATCACCAAATTCCCATTGATAGGAGCTAATAGTTCCACTACTTGATGAGCCATCAAAGTCACAGGCTAATTGATTACAAGAAAAAGAAAAGTCTGCGTTTAAACTTGGCGTTCCATCGGTAATTTTCAAGAACACTGCGCTTATTGCACCGTTGACATTGTTAGCATCTCTCGATCTGACGAAAACGATGTGTTCTCCGACGCTCAAAGACGACGTATCTATTGTTGCAGTTAACCCTTCAGTCGAAGAATTGTAGTTTCCATCGCTCGCATTAATCGATTGTGCAACAGCCCCTGATTGCCACGGTGGAACATCAATAAAATACTCAGCAGAAATGATTGACTGAGTCGACTCATTACCATTTCGGCTACTAAAACGAGTGTCGGTCGCTTGAGCAGTTAAGGTAACCGAAGTTCCCGCAGGCACGCCGACATCTGATGCGCCATCGCTTAATTGCAAGGATAAAATATCAGGGCCTGACGGCGTGATATACGGTGTTCTAACCACTTTTGCGGCGTAGACTAACGCTGGCAAGTTGTCTGGATTAATGGTGTTGTTGTAAGTGGAGCAGTTTTGGAAAAAACTGGTTCCTAATTCAAAAGTAAAAGCCGCCACACCGAGTTCACTGTAACTAACATTATCGCTGGTTCCGTCGGTGGGATATAACCCTATCGACTGTTGTGGCATATAACCGTTGAAGAAGGCAAACTTTCGGCCCAAGGTTTGTAGTGCACTGCCGTTGGGTGCTGGTGAGCTCTTATCACCCCAAGGCCAAAGAACCAGTTCACTGTAACTGTGTAAATCAATGTGAATTCCTGACGTGTCACTCGGCGCAGCATCTGAATCACTAGACCCACGACGGTCTGGCCACAACGATCGTACATAGTTTTCCAATGCTTGAATTTCGGGTTCCGATCCAGCGGATGGGCCGCGGTAAGTCGAACTGCACTGGGAACCACTGGACCCAGAACCATTGGTGATGTTCCACCGGTCCGTAAAGTTACGATTTAAGTCAGCGCCCCGACTCGAAGAGGTTGCTCCACAATAATTCTGATTGGTATTTTTACGCCAGCTGCTGCCGGCTTCCGCTCGTTTACGGCCATCAGGATTGGTCTGCAACATTAAATGAACTTCATGATGATCCAAGATCCATCGCGCATCGGCATTGTCTTGATAACCCTCAACTAACCACTTGGCGAAATCTAAGTTTAATGGTGCAGTGGTGTATTCTCTGGCATGAATCGCACTGTTAATAAACAGCTTGGGCTTATCTCCACTGATCGCACTGTTGGTCAGCACCAAAACGCGAATGTCATAGCCACCCAAGTTATTGCTCTTTTCCCACGAATCTCCCACGTCAATCCACGATGCCAATTGTGGATAATTCGAAGCTAAACTGTTGGCTTCAGTGAAAGTCTCTTCAACGGTTTCATAACATGAATAGCCCGGTATTGCCGTCGCCGACACAGATGCATTTAGCGATTGTTGATGGGCATCTTTCAAACGTTCTTGCCACTGCTCAACAAATATCGGAGCAGGTTTCACCGTAATGCCTTTTTTAGTTAATTGTTCCTTCTCGAACTCATCAAGCTGTAAAATTAAATAGCCAAGGTTATCTCGAGTTTCCATCAACTGCGCATGAAAGCTGATTGAAATTTGGTTTCGCTGTTCTATCGAGTCAAAGTAAACACGATAGAAATTCTGTTGTTGCATTTCTTGCGAGAGAATATTCTGAATATCTTGTTGTATGGTCACCGATGAAGGTGCCTGCATAGTTGATTGCAAAGTTGACTGCATAGTTGATTGCAAAGTTGACTGCAATGCCACTTGATAGTTGCTAGATTGTTGTTCATTTGAAAGTGCTGTTGCGGGAATACTGCCCATAGACCCAAGCAACAGAAAAGAACAGATTGTTTTCTTCATTGATTGGTCCTCATTATAGTGATTTTAAAATGCCTCGGCGACCGCTAGAATCCTACCCCTACACCGTTTGGCTTCAGCAGCATACGCTTAACGAGAAATCTGTTTTGAGATAAAAATAAGGATGTTCCTTCTTGAGATGCCAAATCTTTCAGATTCGCGATATTCGAATGAAAACAACGACGTGAGTCATCTAACAAGTGACGTGGCTATCAAGTGAATTGAAAAAGTAGAAGAGACTGACCGATTTTGACAGAGCATCTGTTTTGGCATTTAATAAAACAATGAGATTACTGGAGCATTTCTTATGAAACGAACAACACTCCCTACCGCTTTACTCTTGTGTATTGGGCTTATTATTTCGCCCGTATCAATTGATGCGAAAGAATTGATTAATATGAATGGTATTGCGCTTTATGCGATGCAACCTAACGTCGAGGCAGGCGGAGAATGTGGCTGTTACTATCGATTAAAGGGAAAGACCGAAGAGGAAGCCTTCGTCTTATATTGGCCGTTTTATGAAGATGCTGGAAAGATTAAAATTAATGGTCAAATAGAAACGTTAAAAATTGAGCAAGATGATATTACCTCTGAGGAGTATGATCCCACAAAGGTCATCTTTAAACTCAGCAATGAGCGGTTAAATGTTTCTGGTCTGTGCAGTCGCGATGCCATTTGTGATGGCAATGAAGATTGTGAAATCTCGGGTTACCGCGGCACAATGACCATCCGACTGGGCGAAAAGGAATTAACCACTGAAGTTGAAGGCGTTTGCGGTTGTTAGTTAGGATAAAAACGTCTTTCGCTTTCAAAAATCGATTTTGGGTGCAGCTAATTTATTCTTTTCGATTGAATGTATGTGTTGGGTTACGCTGCGCTAACCCAACCTACGCTCGCAATTATCCATTTAAGGTCAGTTAGCACTCTTCTACTCGTAGGTTGGGCTGACAGAGGAAACCCAACATAGACATTACATTTAAATCATTCATCGTTTCAATGGATTGCAATTTGTTGGGTTACGCGACGCTAACCCAACCTTCGCTCGCAATTATCCATTTAAGGTTCGCAAGCACGCTTTTTCTTCGTAGGTTGGGTTGGGTTGTATTGATTGCGGAAACCCAACCTAGACATTACATTTAAATCATTCATTGTTTCAATGGATTGCAATTTGTTGGGTTACGCTGCGCTAACCCAACCTACGCTCGCTAGGAAGTATGAAAAATATAATATTTTTCATATACAACATAGCCGACCGCAAAAATCAAAAATGCAATCAGCACTCCAACAAAAATCATCATACCTTGCGACTTCCCAATATCATTTTTTAGCATCTTATCAAATTTACTTTCCGCGTCTAAAGACCCTCTAGTATTCTTACTATTTTCTTCAGAGTGATTTCCCCATCTTTTCTTCCTTGTGCTTTCTAACTCTTCCCTAAATTTTTCTAACTTACGTTCAGCTATCATGTAATAAATCGTTTTAATTAGAATAAAGACCAAAAACCCACCGGGAATTGCAACCCAAAGAGAATATTCAAACGCTCTAAGTAATCTCCACGTTACCGCCCAACCAACAAAACTTAGTATTGTTATCCAGATGGGAAATGTTACTTCTATAGGCAATTTTTCATCTTTCATCAATTTACATCTTTTCCAGATTTCCTTATTTATTAGGATAAGCTGCGCAAACCCAACCCACGCTAGCTCTCTATCAAACTCCCAACATCGGCAAATGCTTAATTCGCTTATATTGCAATGCTAATTGAATACAATGGCGAACAGCCTGTTCAGGAAGTTTATGTTCAACATTCAAAACAATCGCTCGATTTCCTGAACACTCCAGTATATCTCCGTACAACTCTCGAAAGGTGTCGACTAGCTTTGTTTGGCAATGAAAGAACAGATAATGTTGATTAGGTGTCTTTTCTTTCCAATCAATTCTAATTGGACTTCCATCTTTGACTGAATAACTTGGTTCTCCCCATTTGAGCGACTCATTAACAGGTCCAAGATCGAGTTCACCGGCAACACTAAAGATCAGTACTCTAAGTCTATTTATTAATGGAAAGATAGACTCAGGATAACTATTAAATCGTCTTTCAACCAATTGATTCATCATTGTTCTCGAATAAGGCGACCTACTCCAACTCACCAAGAAAGCTAAAACTTGAGCAAAACAATCATGGTTATAGTCGCCTCTCAGTTTTCTAACCGTTCCATTCGCTTCGTATAAGTGAGAATTGGTTTAAATCAACAAGTTGACCTTTAAAGTATCGAGCTTGCCTTAAAATGCCCTCATGTTTAAATCCAAATTTTTGTAACATTGCCTCAGACACTTTGTTTCCATCAACAGTAACGGCTTGAATTCTATTCATCGGTGAAGATTCAAACAACAGCTTTACCAATAAAGCAAGCGCTTCAGATGCATACCCTCTATTTCGATATCCACTGAAGACTCGATAATAGATCTCTCTGCCATCGATATAATGTGTTGTTTTAAAACAACCTACTTCACCAACCATTTGTCCTGTTTGATCTTCTACAATGAGCTTACCACTAAAATCTTCCCAAAAGCCGGTTCTCTCGAATTCACGCTTAAATGCCGTCTCTGACACTAAGTTTAAAGGCATATACTCGCCTGCATCGGTATAATCAAATGATAACGTATATAGCTCGTCGATATCGGCTTGTTTCACGTTTCGAATTGTTACTAATTTTCCTTTGATCATAAGACCTCTATGCTGATTCGTTATTCGCCTTGCTACCTGAACTTGTATGATTTTAGTTTGTGACAAACTCTGAACGCAGTAAGCCAAAACATTTCAGGTCATGATACTGATTCTTCCAAAATCCACTTTCTCGCCTTAACCCCTCTTCTTTGAAACCGAGGCGAAGTAAAAGCGCCTCGGATGCTTCGTTACCGGGAATAGTATCCGCTTGAATTCGATTTAACTCACCGCATATCAGCTCCCCAGCAAACCCTGCGCTGACAATACGACTAACCGCTTCTGAAGCATAGCCACATCCCCAAAAGTCTGGATGGAGCTCATAGCCGATAACGGCATTACGCATTTTTATATTCCATGAATTAAAACCACAGGTTCCAATTAATTGCCCAGTGCTTTTTAAACGTATTCCCCAGCGAATACCCAACGAGTCCTGAAAACGAGCTTTAAACATACGAATTAAATCATCCGCTTGATTTGACGAAGCAAAGGCTTCAACATCATAATAAGCAATTACGGACGTGTTGGAAAACAGCTTAAATATATCAGACTCGTCATCCGACTTAACTTCTGAGAGATACAGCCTCTCACTTTCTAAACTTGGAAATTGCACTTTCAACCCTTATCAATTTTTAACTGGTGTAAAAAATTAAACTCTACCTTTTTAAACAACTAAACTCAGTCAAATCTGAGTCTAGTTGCAACAAAATGACTTAAAAGAAAATCTATCGATAAAAATGCTGTTCTAATCAGCTAAAACGCCCAACACAATGAGAAAGACTATAAATAGCAGAAAGATTGAACTAATACTTACGCTCAAAATAGCAAACACTCTACGCTTTTCCTTTTGCAACAAACCTAGAATACCTAGCGTAAAACCAACGAGGAATAATAGCCCACTGAACAGGAACCCAAAACCAACCAGAATTTCATCTTCTTCTGTTGTAGGTTCAACTTGATACTCTACCAAATATCCAACATACACAATACTCATCAAGCAAATAATCACAGCCAATAAAGAGAATATAAAAGACAATATACCAAGTTTTGAATGACGATTAGCCTCTCGCTGAGAGGCATTGAGAGTTTCGGAGGTTGGAGCTTGGTACATGGTGCTATCGTTAAACTTATTTTTGCTCATTGAATTATTGAAATTTGGTTGCATAACAGTTACATCGTGAACACGCATTAAACCTGTTTGCTCTTGGGTTTTCCATCTTTTTTTCGATGAGAACATCCTGGCCAACAGCAAGGTCTGGATTTACCTGACTCAAGATCATTAATCGCTCTGCTAATTCTCTTCTGTCGTGTGGCGTCTTTCTTGGCATCTTCAACCCAGCATATCCATTCATTGCGTGCTAACGGAGTAATAGCTTGCCACTTCAGAGTCGCCTTTTCAGATGAAGCGATGGCTAATTCAACATCTTCGGGCAAACGATGCACGATGCCTGGTAATAATTTAACTTTAGACATAAGCTCCTTCTATAGGAAAATGAGCAATTATATTTAGTTGTTTGACATCACTTGATCAATCCAATGATTAAACGCAGACACTCTAACCAGAACAGAAACGCTGTCATAAATGCCCCCTTGAAAACGGCTTAATTGCCCCTGATAATCACGAAAACTTTGGATGCCTATCAACAAAACTTCTCCATCTTCGCTAACAACCGTCGGGCCACCACTATCACCAGAACCGTGAATGCCTTCAAGCGCTAAGGCGCGACTAGAGGTATCAAAACGCATAGTTAAAAAGTTTTCGTAGACACTTTCAATGCGATTTTCGAAAAACAGTATGCTTCGACGCTCTTTCGTATTTAACTGTTCCCCTGTTAATCCGTTTCCTAACGCACCTGAACCATAAGATATTGTTTTCTTGAAAAGTTCATCCGATCCATAGTAACGCGACACTGAATTAACATGCGTTACCGGTTTTGCTAATTTAACGAGGACAAGATCCGTTCGACCGTACAAAAAGTCCATCAATGGCTTTGCATCGCCTTCAAAGGGTTGCTTTGGCATTCGTTTAAAATCCGAATGAAATATTACTTTTTCAATGACGTTATCGACACCGTGCACATTGATTGTCTTTCCTACATAACTTTCGTAGTAGATCACATGGCCAGCCGTTAATAACCAGTGTTTATCAATAAGTGCAGCAGAACCCTCATGCGGCATATTGATAAAATAGCCAGGGACTGACTTTGGCTGGTATTCTTCGAGCGCCACATCATGTCGTATAACAACCGCTTGAACAGTCGTAGCACTCAAAAGCAGACAGAGAGCCTTAACAATTCTCCACCTCATAAACAATCCGTCTTTCATAAACAATTCGCCATCTCACAAACTAGAATCCACTTCATATTTAGACCTTTTAACGCGATAAGCTACCGAAAAATTATCCTGTTAATTACCGCATACCAAACCGAATAACCGATTCGGTAAATACACTGATAGACCAACGCAAGGGCTGATACCAGATAGAGTTCGCCCCACCCTGCGCTAGCCCTTCATCTCGATGATTGACTTCATCGTCCATAATCGCTTGCACCGTTGCAAGCGCCTCTTGATCATTTGCATTGCCTAGATAAATAAGCTGCTCTTTTAAATGATTAATAACCACAGACTCTACCGCCCAAGTGCAAGCCATGATGCCCCGTCTTCCTAGCAAAGCAGACATAAATCCCATCACATAACCGCCGAGACCACAAAGCCAATAACTTTTTGCACTTTACTCCATTGCGACGATTGATTTCTTGCCAAAATATATCCAAGTGACGTTTCTCGTCATTTAAAAATGACTCCAGTAGCGGCACCAAATCTTTCATGAAAAACCGGGCAATAAATAATTGACTACGGTAAATATTAATCGCGCCAAATTCTCCTGCATGATTAACCTTTAGAATTTTTTTCGGCGTATCAATTTTGCCGTTGCTATCCGTGTACTTCATTGAAACCAAATGTTTTAGGGTTGATGAACGTGAAACATTATGGCATGACGAAAGATTTTTGACGAATTCGTGATGTCAGTTTTAGAGAGTGACTAAAAACGTTTAACTATGACTAACTGATCGGAGCTGTCGCCTGCTGCACAATCTCATATAGATATAGACAACAAGCCTCTTGGGATGGACACCCATCGTAAGAAAAATGAAAGAACAAGATGTCGGATTTCAACGAATAGCTAGGTTCATGAATCCATCTGAGACATTGCTTTATCAAACGCCTGTGCAACACTCAATAAATCCTCGTATTGAGTGGTTGCGACGATATATATCATAAATAACAAGAGGATAGATAATGATGCTTACAAGACTTATTGTACTTCTCAGCGGCCTTGTATTTTCGATGTTAGGTTTTGCTCAAAATAACTCTGGAATTGATATCAAGATCAAAGCGTTAAAAAATCAGGTGAACAGCACCGAGGATATCTGGGTAAAAATCACTCTTCACAACCGTTCAGGAGAAACTCAAAAAATACTTAAATGGTACCTCCCCGATGCCGAGGGCAACATTGAAGATGATATTTTCTCCATAAATCGCGATGGTGAAGCAGTGATGTATTTGGGACGTCACTACAAGCGTCCGGCAGCTACCGATGCAGACTATCTGGAGCTACCCGATAATAAAAAAATCACCTATACCGCGGAACTATCGAGTGTTTATGACTTTTCAACGGCTGGTCAATATCAAATAGAATTCAGTGCACATAATTTCGCGCTTGTGACTAAAAACCAAAATAGAGGAAATGCTCCAGACTTCTCCGCAAGCTTAAAAAGTCAAAATCAAACCTACATATTATTGACTCAAGCGCGCAAAGGAAAACCTTGCAATCCACGGAAAGAAGA from Pleionea litopenaei includes:
- a CDS encoding M14 family zinc carboxypeptidase, translating into MKKTICSFLLLGSMGSIPATALSNEQQSSNYQVALQSTLQSTMQSTLQSTMQAPSSVTIQQDIQNILSQEMQQQNFYRVYFDSIEQRNQISISFHAQLMETRDNLGYLILQLDEFEKEQLTKKGITVKPAPIFVEQWQERLKDAHQQSLNASVSATAIPGYSCYETVEETFTEANSLASNYPQLASWIDVGDSWEKSNNLGGYDIRVLVLTNSAISGDKPKLFINSAIHAREYTTAPLNLDFAKWLVEGYQDNADARWILDHHEVHLMLQTNPDGRKRAEAGSSWRKNTNQNYCGATSSSRGADLNRNFTDRWNITNGSGSSGSQCSSTYRGPSAGSEPEIQALENYVRSLWPDRRGSSDSDAAPSDTSGIHIDLHSYSELVLWPWGDKSSPAPNGSALQTLGRKFAFFNGYMPQQSIGLYPTDGTSDNVSYSELGVAAFTFELGTSFFQNCSTYNNTINPDNLPALVYAAKVVRTPYITPSGPDILSLQLSDGASDVGVPAGTSVTLTAQATDTRFSSRNGNESTQSIISAEYFIDVPPWQSGAVAQSINASDGNYNSSTEGLTATIDTSSLSVGEHIVFVRSRDANNVNGAISAVFLKITDGTPSLNADFSFSCNQLACDFDGSSSSGTISSYQWEFGDGNNANGISTTHTYGAAGTFQVTLTVQDNQGNSDSETQAISVSTGAGDLLQNNVPVDGLFLSQGETVMYRMVVPPNASSLSFSISGGSGDADLYVRFNAEPTQTEYDCRPYRNGNSETCAISNVQSGTYYVMLRAYQAFQGVSLVGQYQEQGSGGEFVELDVAANSGEWRHYPVTIPAGMSNLTATISSGTGDADLYVRRGSQPTTSSYDCRPYRWGNEESCTFSAPQADVWYISVRAYSSFSGLVIRAEWQ
- a CDS encoding DUF1801 domain-containing protein — protein: MMNQLVERRFNSYPESIFPLINRLRVLIFSVAGELDLGPVNESLKWGEPSYSVKDGSPIRIDWKEKTPNQHYLFFHCQTKLVDTFRELYGDILECSGNRAIVLNVEHKLPEQAVRHCIQLALQYKRIKHLPMLGV
- a CDS encoding GNAT family N-acetyltransferase; this encodes MIKGKLVTIRNVKQADIDELYTLSFDYTDAGEYMPLNLVSETAFKREFERTGFWEDFSGKLIVEDQTGQMVGEVGCFKTTHYIDGREIYYRVFSGYRNRGYASEALALLVKLLFESSPMNRIQAVTVDGNKVSEAMLQKFGFKHEGILRQARYFKGQLVDLNQFSLIRSEWNG
- a CDS encoding GNAT family N-acetyltransferase, with amino-acid sequence MQFPSLESERLYLSEVKSDDESDIFKLFSNTSVIAYYDVEAFASSNQADDLIRMFKARFQDSLGIRWGIRLKSTGQLIGTCGFNSWNIKMRNAVIGYELHPDFWGCGYASEAVSRIVSAGFAGELICGELNRIQADTIPGNEASEALLLRLGFKEEGLRRESGFWKNQYHDLKCFGLLRSEFVTN
- a CDS encoding YdeI/OmpD-associated family protein; translated protein: MSKVKLLPGIVHRLPEDVELAIASSEKATLKWQAITPLARNEWICWVEDAKKDATRQKRISRAINDLESGKSRPCCWPGCSHRKKDGKPKSKQV
- a CDS encoding trypsin-like serine protease, whose amino-acid sequence is MSATTVQAVVIRHDVALEEYQPKSVPGYFINMPHEGSAALIDKHWLLTAGHVIYYESYVGKTINVHGVDNVIEKVIFHSDFKRMPKQPFEGDAKPLMDFLYGRTDLVLVKLAKPVTHVNSVSRYYGSDELFKKTISYGSGALGNGLTGEQLNTKERRSILFFENRIESVYENFLTMRFDTSSRALALEGIHGSGDSGGPTVVSEDGEVLLIGIQSFRDYQGQLSRFQGGIYDSVSVLVRVSAFNHWIDQVMSNN
- a CDS encoding M35 family metallo-endopeptidase, whose amino-acid sequence is MMLTRLIVLLSGLVFSMLGFAQNNSGIDIKIKALKNQVNSTEDIWVKITLHNRSGETQKILKWYLPDAEGNIEDDIFSINRDGEAVMYLGRHYKRPAATDADYLELPDNKKITYTAELSSVYDFSTAGQYQIEFSAHNFALVTKNQNRGNAPDFSASLKSQNQTYILLTQARKGKPCNPRKEDCGGNGGGEDVSFTGSCSNSEQNAVLSALAAAKLMANDSVSYLNGSTGSRYTTWFGEYASSRWSKVGSNFDAIKDALDNKPKTFDCSCNQNYFAYVYPSQPYTVYLCRVFWQVPTTGTDSKAGTIIHEISHFNVVAGTDDIVYGQSGAKALAESNPSDAIKNADSHEYFAENTPSLD